A genomic segment from Alistipes senegalensis JC50 encodes:
- a CDS encoding leucine-rich repeat domain-containing protein: protein MEAIDVSIAPLIDDKTIVLAEPGTLEELLRDNPINPSAITELTIIGSLNYSDMSMLSRFNNLRVLDMENVISEGIGAYTFYLQKRLTSIKLPKTLKTIGEGAFDGCSNLTGNLTIPESVTTIGDGAFYGCTGFTGNLTIPKGVTTIEPNTFRNCSGLTGNLTIPEGVTTIGSSAFRECKGFTGLTLSEGVTTIEDEAFGRCSEQMTENLTIPKSVTTIGKNAFSKIMDLYCKAMTPPQIQEDSFFLTATTTLYIPKNCTEVYRTAPGWSELTFKAIIEIDF from the coding sequence ATGGAAGCCATTGATGTGTCGATAGCGCCATTGATCGACGACAAAACTATAGTGCTGGCAGAACCAGGGACATTGGAAGAACTACTGAGAGACAACCCTATAAACCCAAGCGCGATTACAGAATTAACAATAATAGGCTCGTTAAATTACTCCGATATGTCGATGTTGAGTAGGTTTAACAACCTTAGGGTATTGGATATGGAAAATGTGATTTCGGAGGGGATTGGAGCATACACGTTTTATCTTCAAAAGCGACTCACTTCAATAAAATTACCTAAAACATTAAAGACGATAGGAGAGGGTGCATTTGACGGTTGCTCCAACCTGACAGGCAATCTGACAATTCCGGAAAGTGTGACTACAATCGGAGACGGTGCATTTTATGGGTGTACAGGATTTACAGGCAATCTGACGATTCCCAAAGGAGTGACAACTATTGAACCCAATACATTTAGGAATTGTTCCGGTCTGACAGGCAATCTGACTATTCCGGAAGGTGTGACCACAATCGGTAGTAGTGCATTTCGGGAGTGCAAAGGATTTACAGGTCTGACGCTTTCAGAAGGAGTGACAACTATCGAAGACGAGGCATTTGGCAGATGTTCCGAACAGATGACTGAAAATCTGACGATTCCAAAAAGTGTGACAACAATCGGGAAAAACGCATTTAGTAAAATCATGGATTTGTATTGTAAAGCTATGACTCCCCCACAAATACAAGAAGACTCATTTTTTTTAACAGCTACTACTACGTTATATATCCCTAAAAATTGCACGGAAGTTTATCGTACAGCACCAGGATGGAGCGAACTGACATTCAAAGCAATCATCGAAATTGATTTTTAA
- a CDS encoding PL29 family lyase N-terminal domain-containing protein: protein MKKLFTLFAVIALLAGCSDDYDDSALTGRVDDLENRIKKLEEFCKQMNTNISSLHTIVTALQNNDYITEVIPVMQDGKEIGYTITFSKSNPITIYHGKDGTDGEDGKDGHTPVIGVKQHTDGIYYWTLDGEWLLDNSNNKVKAGAVMDKMAPLLN, encoded by the coding sequence ATGAAAAAATTATTTACCTTATTTGCAGTAATCGCTCTGCTTGCAGGTTGCAGTGATGATTACGACGATTCGGCTCTGACCGGACGTGTGGATGATCTCGAAAACCGAATCAAGAAACTCGAAGAATTTTGCAAACAGATGAATACGAATATTTCATCGTTGCATACCATCGTGACGGCATTGCAAAACAACGATTACATTACGGAAGTTATTCCCGTCATGCAGGACGGAAAAGAAATCGGCTATACGATCACGTTCAGCAAAAGCAATCCGATCACCATTTATCATGGTAAGGACGGAACTGACGGTGAAGACGGCAAGGACGGACATACACCTGTTATCGGAGTCAAGCAACACACCGATGGCATCTACTACTGGACGTTGGACGGCGAATGGCTGCTTGACAATTCGAACAACAAGGTAAAAGCTGGGGCCGTGATGGACAAAATGGCTCCACTCCTAAATTAA